One region of Wyeomyia smithii strain HCP4-BCI-WySm-NY-G18 chromosome 3, ASM2978416v1, whole genome shotgun sequence genomic DNA includes:
- the LOC129732637 gene encoding insulin-like growth factor 1 receptor isoform X4, giving the protein MTNKTRDQNRFDKPAAVCNQAEVCRGCPRKFCWGSQSCQKFHTGYDFTGNIKCDAQCIGGCTSRKDTGCRVCRGPKDGKRCVEKCLPGKVLFHETQRCISKARCVARGGLEYNGECVAECPAGYSAANVEQVDADFSNHTCYPCQDRCPKICEGMQVMYLVDAERLEGCTIINGTLQIRMVEDHPNLMGELRKMLGGIEEIMGYLKVYRSNSLPSLEFFENLMTIHGQLGLGHGNYSLMVYENSNLQRLWNYDYRTELKLLTGSMYFVYNPLLCVSQIELLKKITIYNNTNDLINVDSNGFMQSCNVVSITVKSEVLSSRNATIYWTKYNTAPLQQLVGYVIYLTPSMKERSPYDGRDVCSEYSWQSKLIRLRETKIVGNYLSYNLTGLKPLTRYAYYIKTYVADNSHNMTERRIGKSGVQYFTTKIAKPTPPLKVYTVRKTEHSITFSWKILKSEANLVQRLHVDVFIQPDDLNLLDQRNYCINPIRSVEESTDSTETCTAELCCSEDEIIQDVPDIADVDGDIFLRKKRSVQSAPEKSTFENEYSDKFQDTMYSFLSESLPSNPTVSRSRRKRETEDLRNRIYFHNFHADNKDFTVANLLPYTYYTFQLFACSAEEFTYCSPYSIYSDRTEPSPTVGQLDLIVSKQSNGSIQSDWNSIIVRFLEPEVVNGATVAFNVEIKSLNMLVPMSRRECITRLQHELAGYSYIFRNLTVGEYAVRAQVISLAGPGPHSDWYFAQVVPREEIWEDHSLRNGFVTFAVLLSLTTIGIASYYLYQKFKMHHDDKVPLVEYDVNTLAAEDGFVDCALH; this is encoded by the exons ATGACCAACAAGACACGGGATCAGAACCGCTTTGACAAACCGGCAGCTGTGTGCAACCAGGCCGAGGTGTGTCGGGGTTGTCCCCGGAAGTTCTGCTGGGGCAGTCAAAGCTGCCAAAAATTCCACACCGGTTATGATTTCACAG GAAATATCAAGTGTGACGCACAATGTATTGGAGGCTGTACCAGCAGGAAGGACACCGGTTGCCGAGTCTGTCGTGGGCCGAAAGATGGGAAGCGCTGCGTAGAGAAATGCCTCCCGGGGAA GGTGCTATTCCACGAAACCCAACGGTGTATCAGCAAAGCCAGATGCGTTGCCCGTGGTGGATTAGAGTACAACGGTGAATGTGTGGCCGAGTGTCCCGCGGGCTATAGTGCAGCGAACGTCGAACAGGTTGATGCAGATTTTTCGAACCACACCTGCTATCCGTGCCAAGATCGCTGTCCGAAGATTTGCGAAGGCATGCAGGTGATGTATCTGGTCGATGCAGAACGTCTGGAGGGATGCACGATCATCAACGGGACGCTGCAGATACGAATGGTTGAGGACCATCCGAACTTGATGGGTGAGCTGCGGAAAATGCTCGGTGGTATTGAAGAAATTATGGGCTATCTGAAGGTTTACCGGTCGAATTCTTTGCCGTCTTTGGAGTTCTTCGAAAACCTGATGACTATTCATGGGCAACTGGGACTCGGGCATGGCAATTACTCACTGATGGTGTACGAGAATTCGAACCTTCAACGGCTGTGGAATTACGATTACAGAACGGAATTGAAATTGTTAACCGGCAGTATGTATTTTGTATATAATCCATTGCTGTGTGTCTCCCAAATAGAGCTCTTGAAAAAGATCACAATCTACAACAACACGAACGATTTAATTAACGTTGATTCCAACGGGTTTATGCAGTCCTGTAATGTCGTAAGTATAACAGTCAAATCTGAAGTATTATCAAGTAGAAATGCAACAATTTACTGGACCAAATATAATACCGCGCCTCTACAGCAGTTAGTGGGCTATGTTATTTACTTAACACCTTCGATGAAGGAACGATCCCCGTATGACGGGCGGGATGTCTGCTCAGAGTAtagttggcaatcaaaactgaTTCGTTTGAGGGAAACAAAAATTGTGGGAAACTACCTGTCATATAACTTGACAGGCTTGAAACCCCTCACTCGTTACGCATACTACATTAAAACGTACGTAGCCGATAATAGTCATAACATGACTGAACGTAGAATTGGTAAGTCCGGTGTCCAATATTTCACCACCAAAATTGCTAAACCAACACCGCCGCTAAAAGTTTACACGGTTCGTAAAACAGAACATTCCATAACGTTTtcctggaaaattttgaaatccgaagcCAACCTTGTGCAACGTCTTCATGTGGATGTTTTCATTCAACCCGATGACCTCAACCTCTTGGACCAGCGCAATTACTGCATTAATCCCATCAGAAGCGTGGAGGAAAGCACGGATAGTACTGAAACGTGTACAGCTGAGTTGTGTTGTTCGGAAGATGAAATCATACAGGATGTACCGGACATCGCCGACGTCGATGGTGATATTTTCTTGCGCAAAAAACGATCTGTACAGTCCGCGCCAGAAAAAAGCACATTCGAAAATGAATATTCGGACAAATTTCAAGACACGATGTATAGTTTTCTGTCGGAATCGTTGCCTTCCAATCCgactgtatcaagaagtcggcGAAAACGTGAGACAGAGGATCTGAGAAATCGCATCTACTTTCACAATTTTCACGCCGATAACAAAGATTTTACCGTTGCCAATCTACTGCCGTATACGTACTACACATTCCAGCTATTCGCCTGTAGCGCCGAGGAGTTTACTTACTGTAGTCCTTACAGCATCTACTCCGATCGAACGGAGCCATCACCAACGGTAGGTCAGCTGGATTTGATTGTCAGCAAACAGTCCAACGGATCGATTCAGTCTGATTGGAATTCCATAATCGTTCGTTTTCTAGAACCTGAGGTGGTGAACGGTGCCACCGTGGCATTCAATGTTGAAATTAAATCCCTTAATATGCTTGTACCGATGTCGCGGCGCGAGTGTATCACCAGATTACAGCACGAGCTAGCCGGTTATAGCTATATATTCCGCAATCTAACCGTTGGGGAGTATGCCGTACGAGCACAGGTCATCTCGTTGGCCGGTCCCGGACCGCACAGTGATTGGTATTTTGCACAGGTTGTACCCCGTGAAGAAATCTGGGAGGACCACTCACTGCGCAATGGGTTTGTTACGTTCGCCGTGCTGTTATCTCTTACGACGATCGGAATCGCCTCTTATTACTTGTATCAGAAGTTTAAAATGCATCACGACGATAAGGTGCCGCTGGTTGAGTATGATGTTAACACTTTGGCAGCCGAGGATGGATTTGTTGATTGTGCTCTCCACTAA
- the LOC129732637 gene encoding insulin-like growth factor 1 receptor isoform X2 codes for MRSHMYVIIVITMPLIIPNGSRPDRGLVMAEQQQNTVEEYADDDDHFCKNVDIRNNLERLNKIKNCTVITGFLQLVLIERIPSQEFDKFQFPNLREVTGFVLFFRVFNLISLRNLFPNLMMIRGQELIGNYALIFYDLPHLQEIGLKNLIAIQRGFVYTQYCPLLCHTDTIDWASITHMTNKTRDQNRFDKPAAVCNQAEVCRGCPRKFCWGSQSCQKFHTGYDFTGNIKCDAQCIGGCTSRKDTGCRVCRGPKDGKRCVEKCLPGKVLFHETQRCISKARCVARGGLEYNGECVAECPAGYSAANVEQVDADFSNHTCYPCQDRCPKICEGMQVMYLVDAERLEGCTIINGTLQIRMVEDHPNLMGELRKMLGGIEEIMGYLKVYRSNSLPSLEFFENLMTIHGQLGLGHGNYSLMVYENSNLQRLWNYDYRTELKLLTGSMYFVYNPLLCVSQIELLKKITIYNNTNDLINVDSNGFMQSCNVVSITVKSEVLSSRNATIYWTKYNTAPLQQLVGYVIYLTPSMKERSPYDGRDVCSEYSWQSKLIRLRETKIVGNYLSYNLTGLKPLTRYAYYIKTYVADNSHNMTERRIGKSGVQYFTTKIAKPTPPLKVYTVRKTEHSITFSWKILKSEANLVQRLHVDVFIQPDDLNLLDQRNYCINPIRSVEESTDSTETCTAELCCSEDEIIQDVPDIADVDGDIFLRKKRSVQSAPEKSTFENEYSDKFQDTMYSFLSESLPSNPTVSRSRRKRETEDLRNRIYFHNFHADNKDFTVANLLPYTYYTFQLFACSAEEFTYCSPYSIYSDRTEPSPTVGQLDLIVSKQSNGSIQSDWNSIIVRFLEPEVVNGATVAFNVEIKSLNMLVPMSRRECITRLQHELAGYSYIFRNLTVGEYAVRAQVISLAGPGPHSDWYFAQVVPREEIWEDHSLRNGFVTFAVLLSLTTIGIASYYLYQKFKMHHDDKVPLVEYDVNTLAAEDGFVDCALH; via the exons ATGCGTAGCCACATGTATGTGATAATTGTGATCACGATGCCACTTATAATACCAAACGGTTCTCGGCCTGACCGTGGTTTGGTCATGGCGGAACAACAGCAGAACACTGTTGAAGAATACGCAGATGATGACGATCATTTCTGCAAGAACGTGGACATTCGAAACAATCTAGAGCGgttaaataaaatcaaaaattgcACCGTTATTACCGGCTTTCTACAGCTGGTGCTGATCGAACGGATCCCGTCGCAGGAGTTTGATAAGTTTCAATTTCCAAATCTGAG AGAGGTCACCGGATTTGTGCTATTCTTTCGTGTGTTCAATTTGATTTCATTGCGCAATCTGTTTCCCAATCTCATGATGATTCGCGGCCAGGAACTGATCGGAAACTATGCGTTAATTTTCTACGATTTGCCACACTTGCAAGAG ATTGGCTTGAAGAATTTGATTGCCATCCAGCGGGGTTTCGTTTACACGCAGTATTGTCCTCTGCTGTGCCACACCGACACG ATAGATTGGGCCAGCATAACCCACATGACCAACAAGACACGGGATCAGAACCGCTTTGACAAACCGGCAGCTGTGTGCAACCAGGCCGAGGTGTGTCGGGGTTGTCCCCGGAAGTTCTGCTGGGGCAGTCAAAGCTGCCAAAAATTCCACACCGGTTATGATTTCACAG GAAATATCAAGTGTGACGCACAATGTATTGGAGGCTGTACCAGCAGGAAGGACACCGGTTGCCGAGTCTGTCGTGGGCCGAAAGATGGGAAGCGCTGCGTAGAGAAATGCCTCCCGGGGAA GGTGCTATTCCACGAAACCCAACGGTGTATCAGCAAAGCCAGATGCGTTGCCCGTGGTGGATTAGAGTACAACGGTGAATGTGTGGCCGAGTGTCCCGCGGGCTATAGTGCAGCGAACGTCGAACAGGTTGATGCAGATTTTTCGAACCACACCTGCTATCCGTGCCAAGATCGCTGTCCGAAGATTTGCGAAGGCATGCAGGTGATGTATCTGGTCGATGCAGAACGTCTGGAGGGATGCACGATCATCAACGGGACGCTGCAGATACGAATGGTTGAGGACCATCCGAACTTGATGGGTGAGCTGCGGAAAATGCTCGGTGGTATTGAAGAAATTATGGGCTATCTGAAGGTTTACCGGTCGAATTCTTTGCCGTCTTTGGAGTTCTTCGAAAACCTGATGACTATTCATGGGCAACTGGGACTCGGGCATGGCAATTACTCACTGATGGTGTACGAGAATTCGAACCTTCAACGGCTGTGGAATTACGATTACAGAACGGAATTGAAATTGTTAACCGGCAGTATGTATTTTGTATATAATCCATTGCTGTGTGTCTCCCAAATAGAGCTCTTGAAAAAGATCACAATCTACAACAACACGAACGATTTAATTAACGTTGATTCCAACGGGTTTATGCAGTCCTGTAATGTCGTAAGTATAACAGTCAAATCTGAAGTATTATCAAGTAGAAATGCAACAATTTACTGGACCAAATATAATACCGCGCCTCTACAGCAGTTAGTGGGCTATGTTATTTACTTAACACCTTCGATGAAGGAACGATCCCCGTATGACGGGCGGGATGTCTGCTCAGAGTAtagttggcaatcaaaactgaTTCGTTTGAGGGAAACAAAAATTGTGGGAAACTACCTGTCATATAACTTGACAGGCTTGAAACCCCTCACTCGTTACGCATACTACATTAAAACGTACGTAGCCGATAATAGTCATAACATGACTGAACGTAGAATTGGTAAGTCCGGTGTCCAATATTTCACCACCAAAATTGCTAAACCAACACCGCCGCTAAAAGTTTACACGGTTCGTAAAACAGAACATTCCATAACGTTTtcctggaaaattttgaaatccgaagcCAACCTTGTGCAACGTCTTCATGTGGATGTTTTCATTCAACCCGATGACCTCAACCTCTTGGACCAGCGCAATTACTGCATTAATCCCATCAGAAGCGTGGAGGAAAGCACGGATAGTACTGAAACGTGTACAGCTGAGTTGTGTTGTTCGGAAGATGAAATCATACAGGATGTACCGGACATCGCCGACGTCGATGGTGATATTTTCTTGCGCAAAAAACGATCTGTACAGTCCGCGCCAGAAAAAAGCACATTCGAAAATGAATATTCGGACAAATTTCAAGACACGATGTATAGTTTTCTGTCGGAATCGTTGCCTTCCAATCCgactgtatcaagaagtcggcGAAAACGTGAGACAGAGGATCTGAGAAATCGCATCTACTTTCACAATTTTCACGCCGATAACAAAGATTTTACCGTTGCCAATCTACTGCCGTATACGTACTACACATTCCAGCTATTCGCCTGTAGCGCCGAGGAGTTTACTTACTGTAGTCCTTACAGCATCTACTCCGATCGAACGGAGCCATCACCAACGGTAGGTCAGCTGGATTTGATTGTCAGCAAACAGTCCAACGGATCGATTCAGTCTGATTGGAATTCCATAATCGTTCGTTTTCTAGAACCTGAGGTGGTGAACGGTGCCACCGTGGCATTCAATGTTGAAATTAAATCCCTTAATATGCTTGTACCGATGTCGCGGCGCGAGTGTATCACCAGATTACAGCACGAGCTAGCCGGTTATAGCTATATATTCCGCAATCTAACCGTTGGGGAGTATGCCGTACGAGCACAGGTCATCTCGTTGGCCGGTCCCGGACCGCACAGTGATTGGTATTTTGCACAGGTTGTACCCCGTGAAGAAATCTGGGAGGACCACTCACTGCGCAATGGGTTTGTTACGTTCGCCGTGCTGTTATCTCTTACGACGATCGGAATCGCCTCTTATTACTTGTATCAGAAGTTTAAAATGCATCACGACGATAAGGTGCCGCTGGTTGAGTATGATGTTAACACTTTGGCAGCCGAGGATGGATTTGTTGATTGTGCTCTCCACTAA
- the LOC129732637 gene encoding insulin-like growth factor 1 receptor isoform X1: MRVKSRFIVEVKSSVLECKQDSRDAKRITPQVIDHMYVIIVITMPLIIPNGSRPDRGLVMAEQQQNTVEEYADDDDHFCKNVDIRNNLERLNKIKNCTVITGFLQLVLIERIPSQEFDKFQFPNLREVTGFVLFFRVFNLISLRNLFPNLMMIRGQELIGNYALIFYDLPHLQEIGLKNLIAIQRGFVYTQYCPLLCHTDTIDWASITHMTNKTRDQNRFDKPAAVCNQAEVCRGCPRKFCWGSQSCQKFHTGYDFTGNIKCDAQCIGGCTSRKDTGCRVCRGPKDGKRCVEKCLPGKVLFHETQRCISKARCVARGGLEYNGECVAECPAGYSAANVEQVDADFSNHTCYPCQDRCPKICEGMQVMYLVDAERLEGCTIINGTLQIRMVEDHPNLMGELRKMLGGIEEIMGYLKVYRSNSLPSLEFFENLMTIHGQLGLGHGNYSLMVYENSNLQRLWNYDYRTELKLLTGSMYFVYNPLLCVSQIELLKKITIYNNTNDLINVDSNGFMQSCNVVSITVKSEVLSSRNATIYWTKYNTAPLQQLVGYVIYLTPSMKERSPYDGRDVCSEYSWQSKLIRLRETKIVGNYLSYNLTGLKPLTRYAYYIKTYVADNSHNMTERRIGKSGVQYFTTKIAKPTPPLKVYTVRKTEHSITFSWKILKSEANLVQRLHVDVFIQPDDLNLLDQRNYCINPIRSVEESTDSTETCTAELCCSEDEIIQDVPDIADVDGDIFLRKKRSVQSAPEKSTFENEYSDKFQDTMYSFLSESLPSNPTVSRSRRKRETEDLRNRIYFHNFHADNKDFTVANLLPYTYYTFQLFACSAEEFTYCSPYSIYSDRTEPSPTVGQLDLIVSKQSNGSIQSDWNSIIVRFLEPEVVNGATVAFNVEIKSLNMLVPMSRRECITRLQHELAGYSYIFRNLTVGEYAVRAQVISLAGPGPHSDWYFAQVVPREEIWEDHSLRNGFVTFAVLLSLTTIGIASYYLYQKFKMHHDDKVPLVEYDVNTLAAEDGFVDCALH, from the exons ATGCGTGTGAAAAGCAGATTTATAGTTGAAGTGAAATCTAGTGTTTTGGAGTGTAAACAAGACTCACGAGATGCGAAACGCATCACACCGCAAGTGATTGA CCACATGTATGTGATAATTGTGATCACGATGCCACTTATAATACCAAACGGTTCTCGGCCTGACCGTGGTTTGGTCATGGCGGAACAACAGCAGAACACTGTTGAAGAATACGCAGATGATGACGATCATTTCTGCAAGAACGTGGACATTCGAAACAATCTAGAGCGgttaaataaaatcaaaaattgcACCGTTATTACCGGCTTTCTACAGCTGGTGCTGATCGAACGGATCCCGTCGCAGGAGTTTGATAAGTTTCAATTTCCAAATCTGAG AGAGGTCACCGGATTTGTGCTATTCTTTCGTGTGTTCAATTTGATTTCATTGCGCAATCTGTTTCCCAATCTCATGATGATTCGCGGCCAGGAACTGATCGGAAACTATGCGTTAATTTTCTACGATTTGCCACACTTGCAAGAG ATTGGCTTGAAGAATTTGATTGCCATCCAGCGGGGTTTCGTTTACACGCAGTATTGTCCTCTGCTGTGCCACACCGACACG ATAGATTGGGCCAGCATAACCCACATGACCAACAAGACACGGGATCAGAACCGCTTTGACAAACCGGCAGCTGTGTGCAACCAGGCCGAGGTGTGTCGGGGTTGTCCCCGGAAGTTCTGCTGGGGCAGTCAAAGCTGCCAAAAATTCCACACCGGTTATGATTTCACAG GAAATATCAAGTGTGACGCACAATGTATTGGAGGCTGTACCAGCAGGAAGGACACCGGTTGCCGAGTCTGTCGTGGGCCGAAAGATGGGAAGCGCTGCGTAGAGAAATGCCTCCCGGGGAA GGTGCTATTCCACGAAACCCAACGGTGTATCAGCAAAGCCAGATGCGTTGCCCGTGGTGGATTAGAGTACAACGGTGAATGTGTGGCCGAGTGTCCCGCGGGCTATAGTGCAGCGAACGTCGAACAGGTTGATGCAGATTTTTCGAACCACACCTGCTATCCGTGCCAAGATCGCTGTCCGAAGATTTGCGAAGGCATGCAGGTGATGTATCTGGTCGATGCAGAACGTCTGGAGGGATGCACGATCATCAACGGGACGCTGCAGATACGAATGGTTGAGGACCATCCGAACTTGATGGGTGAGCTGCGGAAAATGCTCGGTGGTATTGAAGAAATTATGGGCTATCTGAAGGTTTACCGGTCGAATTCTTTGCCGTCTTTGGAGTTCTTCGAAAACCTGATGACTATTCATGGGCAACTGGGACTCGGGCATGGCAATTACTCACTGATGGTGTACGAGAATTCGAACCTTCAACGGCTGTGGAATTACGATTACAGAACGGAATTGAAATTGTTAACCGGCAGTATGTATTTTGTATATAATCCATTGCTGTGTGTCTCCCAAATAGAGCTCTTGAAAAAGATCACAATCTACAACAACACGAACGATTTAATTAACGTTGATTCCAACGGGTTTATGCAGTCCTGTAATGTCGTAAGTATAACAGTCAAATCTGAAGTATTATCAAGTAGAAATGCAACAATTTACTGGACCAAATATAATACCGCGCCTCTACAGCAGTTAGTGGGCTATGTTATTTACTTAACACCTTCGATGAAGGAACGATCCCCGTATGACGGGCGGGATGTCTGCTCAGAGTAtagttggcaatcaaaactgaTTCGTTTGAGGGAAACAAAAATTGTGGGAAACTACCTGTCATATAACTTGACAGGCTTGAAACCCCTCACTCGTTACGCATACTACATTAAAACGTACGTAGCCGATAATAGTCATAACATGACTGAACGTAGAATTGGTAAGTCCGGTGTCCAATATTTCACCACCAAAATTGCTAAACCAACACCGCCGCTAAAAGTTTACACGGTTCGTAAAACAGAACATTCCATAACGTTTtcctggaaaattttgaaatccgaagcCAACCTTGTGCAACGTCTTCATGTGGATGTTTTCATTCAACCCGATGACCTCAACCTCTTGGACCAGCGCAATTACTGCATTAATCCCATCAGAAGCGTGGAGGAAAGCACGGATAGTACTGAAACGTGTACAGCTGAGTTGTGTTGTTCGGAAGATGAAATCATACAGGATGTACCGGACATCGCCGACGTCGATGGTGATATTTTCTTGCGCAAAAAACGATCTGTACAGTCCGCGCCAGAAAAAAGCACATTCGAAAATGAATATTCGGACAAATTTCAAGACACGATGTATAGTTTTCTGTCGGAATCGTTGCCTTCCAATCCgactgtatcaagaagtcggcGAAAACGTGAGACAGAGGATCTGAGAAATCGCATCTACTTTCACAATTTTCACGCCGATAACAAAGATTTTACCGTTGCCAATCTACTGCCGTATACGTACTACACATTCCAGCTATTCGCCTGTAGCGCCGAGGAGTTTACTTACTGTAGTCCTTACAGCATCTACTCCGATCGAACGGAGCCATCACCAACGGTAGGTCAGCTGGATTTGATTGTCAGCAAACAGTCCAACGGATCGATTCAGTCTGATTGGAATTCCATAATCGTTCGTTTTCTAGAACCTGAGGTGGTGAACGGTGCCACCGTGGCATTCAATGTTGAAATTAAATCCCTTAATATGCTTGTACCGATGTCGCGGCGCGAGTGTATCACCAGATTACAGCACGAGCTAGCCGGTTATAGCTATATATTCCGCAATCTAACCGTTGGGGAGTATGCCGTACGAGCACAGGTCATCTCGTTGGCCGGTCCCGGACCGCACAGTGATTGGTATTTTGCACAGGTTGTACCCCGTGAAGAAATCTGGGAGGACCACTCACTGCGCAATGGGTTTGTTACGTTCGCCGTGCTGTTATCTCTTACGACGATCGGAATCGCCTCTTATTACTTGTATCAGAAGTTTAAAATGCATCACGACGATAAGGTGCCGCTGGTTGAGTATGATGTTAACACTTTGGCAGCCGAGGATGGATTTGTTGATTGTGCTCTCCACTAA